The genomic segment ATATGACAACAGAGACTATAtgtaaaataatgttattaTAATATGATGATTAAAAACATGGCAGGTGTATGCTTTCACCCATCCACAAACACCATGCAGGAACTCATAAAGGCCAGTTTGGCACTAATTTCTGTATCCCAGCCTAACCTCATGCTGCAATTTAAGTTTAGATCGTGGCGTTTGTGGTTTTGGGAATAGAGATGCAAAGAGAGGAGAGTCAGGGGAGCAGCCTCAGatctctttttgtttgttagttttctctgtttttgtgtaAGCATGAGATGTCTTAGTGTTTGTGTCCATGGATGTGGCAGGACAGCCCCTTTCAGATATGCACTTCTTTCCATTAATCTGATAGCAAATGAATGTGTCACCTTCAAGTGTAAATGAGCAACCTCGTCACTTTGACATAAAAACCTCAACTATAACCGGACAAGCTCAGCCCTTGTAGCTTTACATCTTTATGACTTGCTCAGCCTTCTAGCAAATGCCCCATTgggcaaaaaaaagtaaaatattgtTCTATGATTCATTTTGCAATTTCCAATCCGGAGGAGCAGAAGAGAGCTCTCGTTTTTGGCACCACACACTCACCTGCTGTTAGTGATAACATTGAAAAGAACTAAATGATCAGAAGAAAATGGCAGGCCTTTTGTACTTCTCTATGGCAAAAATATCTAACACACCATGGCTCTGTCTGAATGAAGCCGTGAGGAGTGGTTACGTAATGTCTGAATGACAGGGTGCCATCACTTTAACGGACTGATGAAGCCAGCAGTGTTACATATTGCATGTCTGAAAAGGGctaagttttagttttttctttgcttttctgttttcatggttTTTGGACTGATATGCAATTTTAAAAGGAATGTCGATgccattagtgtgtgtgtttgtgtttaaaatgcatttgtgggGTTTGTGTGAGAGCATGAAGATGTTTGGGCTCACTCAGTCAATAACTTGATCTCATTGGCAAGGAGGGTGTTGAAGTTGTAGGCTGGATCAGCTAGGTCTGGGAGATCAGGCAGGCTGGGGGCTGTGGACTGGCAGGGTGACGACTGGGAGGGCTCGGCCAGCTCTGGGTCGCTCTCGCTGGAAGTTGACCCCACGCTCATGTTGCAGACTGCTTCAGGCAGCGAGCCGCCGCCAGAAGGCACGTTGCACACTTCGGGCTCGCTGCTGGTCTCGCTGGTGCTTGACACGACGGACAGCAGAGACATCTTGCGAGTGAGGCGGTTTGGGAGCATTGACAGGACATAGTCAGCAACAATGCCTGCTACGTCCATGCCACAGGCCTGGTCGAAAGCAATGAAGCCCACATTTGCGTTGGCCTCGCAAACCACAAATGAGCCATCGTTGAGCTGCAGGAGGTCAATGCCGCACACATCCATGCCCAGGATGTTAGACACCTTGATGGCCAGCTGCTTGCCCTCCTCACTCAGGGGGCACATCATGCCTACACCACCTGACAATTCAAGAAGGAACATCAGGCTTTTTAGTACAAACCACAATTTACAATTCTTTCACGAGACTTCATGATAGTCAAAAAGCAACTAATCTTTTATAAATCAAGAgcaattatataaaaaatgaCGTGGGGACAATTTAGGATCCTTTAATGTTTTCTGGTTATTTTCAATATTTAATTTCACAATTAAATACCACATCAAATTCACCCTAGAAATGTCAAAGAGATTTGCTACAGTAATGCAGAAGACTGTGATGACTGATGTCCTAAATATGTCACAGTGTATTACAGCCTCAGCTAAACTAAAACTTTCATCCTCTGACAGTGAAGATCAGTCTCCTCAGCTGGAACGCTTCAGGGTAGATTCAGGACAAGCCTGTTGATTTTGCACTCTTTCCCAAAGTTGAGTTCTGAAGCCTTTCTGAAGCACTGTACTGATTATACCCAAAATGTAGACATATGCTGTGAGCAGGCCAGTTCCTCTTTATGAAGGTCTTTGTTAATAACTCGTGTATACTTTACTTATTACTAagttcatctttttttaaagataatttTTCCATTGGGAACCTAAACGataaaaatgatctttaaaaACTAAGCCATATctaaatgtaaataataaatagaagAGCTCTTGTTCTCAAACAGCGATACCACTTAACCACATGACTTTCAAACATGAGGAGAGTTTTACCATGACCGTGGAAATAATTCAGTAATTTAATGTCTGCCTACCCAAGGAGCAGTTGCTCTGCATGCGACCATCAGTGGAGCAACGCAGCATGGAGCCGATGATACGGCCGCCCACTAGGACAACCCGTACATCACGGCCGTGCGACTCCTTGACGTACTCCTGAAATAGGTAGGGGGTATCGTGGCGGATCACGTGGCAAAGGTCTGTCAGGTGGTGTTTGTCCCGTGCCAGGAACACAGCCTTGCCTAAGCAAAGGGGACACAAGATTacagaaggaaggaaggaaggaagggcTAGTTTTTAAGGTTTATATTTTACTACTCTGTCCAATCTAAACAGATCTATGTCATGGTGGCCTGAAGACATATAGCTGTGTTGATATTACCACACTAAAAGAATTTGCTTGCTTGGTCTGTCATTTGTGGTGTGCTAGCTGAGGGTGGAAAACCTAAAAAGCTTTGCTAACAAGTAGCTGCTTCTGCTGACCAAGTCTCATGCCAGTTCATGTCATACAAATGACAGGATACTCCTCTGAGCAGCCACAGAACTGCTTCTCACACAGGATAGAAGATGCCTCTCTTAATTAGCACTGCTTTGCACTGTCTTCTTATTTTCAAGACCTCTGACCCCTGCTGAGGGAAAAATCATGTGGTGCTGTGTATCTGTGCACACCacgcaataaaaacaaaacatcaataacggTCTTGTGACTCTTTTAGACATGTGACCATTACTTATCTGAGAAAATACTGAGGAGGTCAGTCAGTACATCAGGCCACTCGCCAGTAACACCAAAACATCTGCTAAGACCCTTGGTGTCATCTTTGACCAACACCGGGATTTTGAATCTTTAAGCTCATTCATTTTTCTCGTGACTTGAACATTGCAGCTCACTTTTCACATGCATCTCTCAGTCCTTCATAACCCACCTCCAGTTGGTGCAGATTGCACCAAGCAAGGCTGCTAACAAAAACTAGCTGTTGCTCTCATATCACACTTATTTTTGCTTACCTTCACTGGCTCTAAAACTCTAAATCCACTTTACAATCCTATTATTAACCTATAAAGCCCAACTTGGACAGGTCCCTGCTTGTATACAAGAGCTACTGAGACCTTGTCACTGCAGCCAACTTCTCAAATCATCAGATCAGGGTCTCCTTGTCAGTAGTCTTAAATGACTACTGGCAATTCCTTTTTATAGATTAAGAGAAAGTTAATCTTTTCCTCATTATTTTTGGGACTTTTTTTCCGAGTCTATAGCAGTGTGCATGCTGGAATGAATGTGTGACCCTGTGGTTGATTATGTGTCTGTATGTCGGAATGTGTATACTCATCTTTAGTCTGTGGCTTTTATTCAAACCGTGAAGCAAACTCTGTGttttgaaaagcgctatacaaataaagttattattaataCCAGTGAttcataatatttttaaatagtaTTTCCTTTATGTGTGCTCTTGAGAGGGAAGGGCAAAGTGAAATTCATTCGTGTCAATGGTCAACCACAGAGAGAGTAAAAACAGCCCTCCAGACGCCTAACGCCATAAAAAGGGTCAAGTTAGTGGTTGACCAGTGACTGCTTTCCTAAACAATGTGCTGTGATGGCAGCCTGGGCCAGCAAAGACCATTGTTATTCCTTCACACAATAGCAGCGACTGTCAATAACTATGAATAGGAAAGGGCTAATGGTTCAGACCGGGGCTGATCTCTTGGAAGCACAACATTAATGCCAAAGCTTCAAACCTTCCCACACAAGCCTCTTGTGTATTCAGTCTAAAAGAGGAAACTGAGATCAACTTGTTAACCATAAACTAAAATAAGTGACCGGATGACCACACTGCAAGGATTAAGAgcttctgttttgtgtttgatgCGGCACCGCAGTGCTAATCATTTAACAGTCTGCCAGAGAATTTCATATAAGAGTGGACTGAGCTCCCATGAGGGAGTTGCAGTGTACAGATTTTGAGTTATGGCGTTGTGACCAGAATGGATGACAGGAAGTACTGGGCTGATTGTTTTACCTCTGTGGCCACGTGCATTCTTCACTACCACCGGGTAGCCCAGTGGCTCAGCCTCGTCAATCATCTTCCGGAAGTTGTCGTGCCCACCTAGGAAATTttccacacacgcacacacatacacaaacgaAGGACACACGTCCCCCACAGTAGAATATGTTAAAATGCTGTCCTTGGTTTGATAGCATGGTTCACACGTTACAGCCAACTTTGCAGGGAAGGAGATAGAATGTAGCATGTTGCTATGGAAACAGAAGTGACTCAAAACAGCGAGGCTGTAGGAGAGCTGTCCTGAGCGTTTATTTGCTGCTTGATTCATAAGAGTGGAACAGAGGAGTCAGTGAAGGAGGCATTAATGTGAAGCAGCTGACCATATCTGACACTGATTTATAACAGCAGCCTGTAGCAACAGATGTGCTTAAGCTTTCTGTGCTCTGGCGTGAGAGGtgattaaaatgtgttaaaaagactttttttttttttaaatgtagaaaTCTTTTTAATAATATAGTCTTCCTTGCCTTTCCTGTGTCTCTATGCTCCATTCAGTGAACTGAGCAGATGTGAACTACCCTGTCACGTGGCTTTTTTCCGCTGCACTGCTTCACATTTGCTTTCAATGACAAGGGGTGAAAGAAGACAAAGTTCAGAGTAGGAGAGACTGGACACCAAATGTTGTTCCGATCATAAGCTGCTGAGATAGAAGAGAAAAGGAGTGAGGGGAATTgacgtcttttattttgaaaaatcagaAGGGGAGTGTTAGGtggggtgtgtgcgtgtgagtatGGTTGGGGGGGGGTGTTACATAAGCTCTCCAGCTGCTCTGCATGCATCGCCTGGCCTACTGTGCAGAGAAACGGATGGAATGTAGGCCAAACACCCCCTccgctttctttctttttttcctttctctctcactcagtCTGTGTCCTTCTTTTTTCTGCTCTCACTGTGGATTTTCTTGCAAACCGTGGAGAAATATATCTACACCTTTTCGTCTGCCGTTGATTTGTCCGAGAAAATCAAGAAGAACAACGACTAAAACAGCagcctgttgtttttgtttggctaTCCTGTGTTTCTTAGCACTAGTTTAAACACTGTTTTCACAGATGTTGTGAGTATTAAAACAATCAAAAGGTTTGAAGGACAACTATGTGGATTCACCCATATATGTCTGATTGCTCTACATGTATGTGGACAGAAGCCTgtgatgcaaattatgtgatttaaatgtaaaacacacaTGATAATGACATCACTGCTGCTTGAACAAATGCTGATTTGACAGTAGATGATGGAGTTTTACTCcctatgtgtgtgcatttgctTTTACTCAGACAGTATCGGTTTTGTTTTCCATTAAACTTCAGTTTCACCCAGTTTAAATATCACCGGGCAAGCAGTGATGAGCACTGTGACCGACACCTCACCTGGTtatctgtgtttatttctgcatttgTCTTATATGCAGTGTGGACATAGAGTCCCTGCATTATATATATGTAAGTACTTCCACAAACAATAAAGTGGGGTTCGCTGCACATGAAGTCTATGTGATGTCTGATCATTTTAATTGAGAAACGTATAAGAAACAATTTCCAATCTGAATCTTCCAGGCTGGCGTTCATGTGAGAAAATAGCTTAAAGACAGTCAAGTACTGATTTACCGTAAGAGAAGGTGTCAGGAAGAGGCACCCCATGCCCAGCTAGTTCTTGAAACGTCCAAAACTTGTTGACACAGTTGAGTATGGCCTGGGGCCTGTTGATCAGCCGGCAACCCATCTTCTCCAGGTGGCGGAGCACAGTGATGTCACTATCTGACTGAACCCAGGGCGTGGGTACTCGCACCATCACCACCTGTGGGTAAGATGTCACCAATTCCTGCTCTGCTCGCAGTCCTGTAACGGTGGAGGGGAAATTGCAGGAGGGGTAAAtagaaaaatgtatatttagaaAAACACTCCTGTGATTTGTTAACagttaattcatttatttgatTGTTGGTCAACAACCTCATACATATATGAAGTTCTTCAGATTATCGTTTTGAGTTGCTGTACAAATATTTGATAAATACCGTTTTCTCATCTGTTTCTGAAACTCATGGAACCAGAACCAGCAGCCGACATCTGGcctgttttttctattttcaagACAACAAATGAATGTGTCACTGTTAATAGCTTCAAATTCATCCTGAAAGTCATATGCAACCCTGGGAACAATGTGAAAGTTCTCAGTAAGACTCCATCCATCATCTAAGTGTTTGATGACACTTTTCCTTTAGTCATCACACAAATCTAACGAGACCGGGCCATGTGACCAGGCCAGCCACCTCCAATGCTGCTAAATTTAAGCCATTTAAACCTGCAGCACCTACTGATATAAATATGTACTTCTTGCACATGTGCAGTTACATTTACACTTCTTCCTCCTAGACTGAGTGACAGGTATTGTCACTGACATACTGACACTTTATACTATTTTGTCCCTATGTAGGGCAGTGGGCTCGCAAAAGAAAGCTCAAGGGTAATAATCTTAAATTTAATCAAACATAAGAAAACTGTGCTTAAAAACAGCCTGAGAAATCTAAGAGATCTAAGATCTTAAATGTATGGTGCTCTGTCCTGCTGAAAGTCAAAATGACACTGGTTTTCATTAACTTGACATCGCTTTTATTATGCAAATGAGATCTAAGTAACTACAATAGGCTAAGTGAACGCTTCTGAATGGGTCATTTCAATTCAGCTCTGAAATCATAAGCCATAAAAAACAGgggagaaataaatgaaaaggcTTGCATGTTGTGATGGGGACAATAAAGCTGGTGTTAGACAGACTTCATAATTTTTTCTACAAATGCTACAAATCCGGCTAATTTCAACATTCATTAACCTTCTGAAGCATAGCCAGGCTGTCAGATTTTTTAGGCTCAATTGCAAATGGACAGCACACTGAACAATAACAAATGTGTACCTTTGTGCTATAGCAGGAACTTCAAGTACAAAAAAGAAGCGAGGAGACACATTGAACACTAGCCCAGCACTTAGCCTCAACCATGATGTGAATTTCAGCCATCTTAGAACAAGTAGGCTCACAATAGTGGTAATGACCCTGGCTGAGATCATCAGAGGTCAAAAGAAGCTGCTGCATGCATAATAACAACTGATACCTAGCTATTAACATGCAACCCGCCTGCACAATGCACATCTTACATACACTCCTTTAGGGTCATTGTGTCCGCAGACGGGTAAAAAGAAGTGAAACAAGAGAAATGCAGCTGGTATGAAAGGGCTAGGTATGTTCTAGCAAACACAGAGAAAGGGAACAAGGGGAGAGAGAAAATGTGGCGCATTAAAAAAGGAGTATGAAGCCATGAAAAGAACCCCacccctccctttctctcctcctcctcctcacagtcTCAGTGTTAAAGCAGGAGGATTCACTATCGCTCCAGCCCTATTTAACGCTTAAGACACACTGCTCTGATTGTGCAGCCACTGAGTGCAATGTGAGTGGTGTTACAGTGAGAAGCGTCAGGGGATGTGGTCTCATGGTTTTCGACAGACAGTATCCACAGTGCTCGTCTCCATCTCCAGGGGGACCAAACAGAGACCGGCGAGGCACCCGGATGAATCATTCCTATTCATCTGTGCAACTGCTCACGCGCACCGCACTGACTGTCATGTGACCACTGCAAAAACTATCCGAAATCCTGGTGTACAATAATTACAGCATGGGTTTTTgtgatatatgtatatatatgtcagCACTTCAAGCTTTCAGATGTTTCTGTTTGCACCTTCTCTTTCTCGCTACAGACAAGTAAGGACAGGTTGAGGAGGAGCAAAGACGCAATTTGTTCAAAATGattgtaatacaaaaaacaattaaaaaaaaacccaaaacattatATATTTTCAGTCCACCTGACAAAGCTAACAAGCATTCTATGCATGCCACTGCAACATCACAAAGCAGGCTTACAAATGCTGTCAAAGTGTTTGGCTGTTTGACCGGAATGCAGTCTGTGCATCCTCTTGCATTAGCCCACTGAGACACCAGTTTCTTTTGGTCTGGTTTTGGGGCGACCATGCTTTGAGTCTATTTGCATATCAGATCAGACAAGAACATTTAGTGTAGGTCCACTGCAACATTTGGATTGTACAACACTTGAGGCAGACAAGATGAATCATGTGACTTACATTTTGACAAAGACAAGGCCAAACAGCTTGTTAGCAAAAACATGAAATCTGCTACTGAGAAATTCTCACACGAATTATGTCATATctattagtgctgggcgatatggaaaaaatatttatcacgatatgaattattttatatcatgataacgatatatatcacgatataccacctgacctgtggtcatctagaaagtacgcagtctgtaaacagcaagtgccgagggtgcagtgtttgttttgagttaccgtaaagtacagtggggcaaaaaagtatttagtcagccaccgattgtgcaagtgcccccacctaaaatgatgacagaggccagtaatttgcaccagaggtacacgtcaactgtgagagacagaatgtgaaaaaaaaatccatgaatacacatggtaggatttgtaaagaatttattcgtaaatcagggtggcaaataagtatttggtcacctcaaacatggacaatccctggctcccacagacctgtaacgtcttctgtaagacgcttttttgtcccccactcgttacctgtatgaatggcacctgtgcgaactcatcatctgtataaaagacacctgtccacagcctcaaacagtcagactccaaactccgccatggccaagaccaaatagctctcgaaggacaccaggaaaagtattgtagacctgcaccaggctgggaagagtgaatctacaataggcaagcagcttggtgtgaaaaaatcaactgtgggagcaatcatcaggaaatggaagacttacaagaccactgataatctcccacgatctggggctccaagcaagatctcatcccgtggggtcaaaatgatcatgagaacggtgagcaaagatcccagaaccacacggggggacctggtgaatgacctgcagagagctgggaccaaagtaacaaaggtcaccatcagtaacacactaaaacggcagggaatcagatcccgcagtgccagacgtgttccgctgctgaagccagtgcatgtccaggcccgtctgaagtttgccagagagcacatggatgatacagcagaggattgggagaatgtcatgtggtcagatgaaaccaaagtagaactttttggtataaactcaactcgtcgtgtttggaggacgaagaatactgagttgcatcccaagaacaccatacccactgtgaagcatgggggtggaaacatcatgctatggggctgtttttctgccaaggggacaggacgactgatccgtgttaaggacagaatgaatggggccatgtatcgtgagattttgagccaaaacctccttccatcagtgagaactttgaagatgaaacgcggctgggtcttccaacatgacaatgatccaaaacacaccgcccgggcaacaaaggagtggctccgtaagaagcatttgaaagtcctggagtggcctagccagtctccagacctcaaccccatagaaaatctgtggcgggagttgaaagtccgtgttgctcggcgacagccccaaaacatcactgctctggagaagatctgcatggaggaatgggccaaaataccagctactgtgtgtgcaaacctggtaaagacctatagtaaacgtttggcctctgttattgccaacaaaggttatgttacaaagtattgagttgtatttttgttattgaccaaatacttatttgccaccctgatttacgaataaattctttacaaatcctaccatgtgtattcatggatttttttttcacattctgtctctcacagttgacgtgtacctctggtgcaaattactggcctctgtcatcattttaggtgggggcacttgcacaatcggtggctgactaaaaacttttttgccccactgtatgtcGCAAATCCCGGTGCATGTatagcagcaccatgtcgcaaaccACAAGATGGAatttctttgcaaaaaatatcattttttttatactttattttctcttgcataaagttaagagcatgtatagtgagaagacaacactaatatatttgccacaggctatttaaccttttaagacctaccatagaaccaagtccgccagagcttatctttatgtgtttacatgctgtagtgccatttgtgggagcatttaaagtttccatacatcaatacaaccgttatagcccaaattttaataatatgtatgcattaagtccatagtaactacataaattgcaaaaaattgtagtgcaataaactacaaaaaaattgaaaattgtttttgttttgtttttttacatatatttctagttagaaaaatttaagaggtgtatccctcaaaactgtaaatacaaaaaagttgcacaaaatagtttccaaccacgagaaatttattttgagtgtcttcatagttttatttttgagatacactaatttttatatactacaggaaaaatgaaaataaatattgtaatgcatcaaaataaactatttccaacagtgtaatttgagttctaagcatcccagaaacgatacagaaaagcataaagtcaaacatgacttttaaatacaccaacataggcttataaggccctttcgcgaaaatgacgtcacttccggtttcgggcaggtaatggcggacatgctatagttcgcgctgacgtatatgccaacgtaggaagtgttatgaccatcggcaaagcgtgtttctg from the Pelmatolapia mariae isolate MD_Pm_ZW linkage group LG20, Pm_UMD_F_2, whole genome shotgun sequence genome contains:
- the rimkla gene encoding beta-citrylglutamate synthase B, yielding MCSRVWFLTDRRISQEYPQVQILRALKEHCADEDVEFRYLLMDQIVLTISEGQLGLRAEQELVTSYPQVVMVRVPTPWVQSDSDITVLRHLEKMGCRLINRPQAILNCVNKFWTFQELAGHGVPLPDTFSYGGHDNFRKMIDEAEPLGYPVVVKNARGHRGKAVFLARDKHHLTDLCHVIRHDTPYLFQEYVKESHGRDVRVVLVGGRIIGSMLRCSTDGRMQSNCSLGGVGMMCPLSEEGKQLAIKVSNILGMDVCGIDLLQLNDGSFVVCEANANVGFIAFDQACGMDVAGIVADYVLSMLPNRLTRKMSLLSVVSSTSETSSEPEVCNVPSGGGSLPEAVCNMSVGSTSSESDPELAEPSQSSPCQSTAPSLPDLPDLADPAYNFNTLLANEIKLLTE